The Sebaldella sp. S0638 genome segment GAAAAATCCCTCAATTATCAATAGAAAAAAGGCTCTTTATTTTTCTGTATTTATACAGGAACAAAGAACCTTCTCGTTTGTATCGTTAATTTATAAATTGTAATTTTACAAAATCATTTCTTTACGCTTAGTACCATGAAAAATAATAGAAACAGGGCTAAAAATATCAAAAAAAACATTTTTACCTCCTTTAATCTAATTAAGATTGCCAGATACTTCTAATATATAGTTATAAATATATATTATATTTTTAAGCACAATTTGTCAAGCAAATTTTAAAATTATCTTTTTACTTTATTGATTTCCAAAGTTCAAGAAGTGCAGTTCTGACTGCTCTCTCTCTTATTGCATTTCTTGAGCCTGAATAAGTATATTTTTTTACCGTTTTTTCTCCCTTTATGCTAAATCCAATAAAGACAGTTCCTACTTCATTATCCTTCTCATCTTTATCTGGTCCTGCTACACCGGTTGTCGCTATATAAATATCAGCGGGAATGTTTCTTTCAAGTCCGTTCAGCATTTCCATACATATTTCATTGCTTACAGCCCCGTATTTATCTATTTTATCTTTCTCTATACCAAGCAGTTTTTCTTTTTCTTCATTAGAATATGTAATGTATCCGCCTTTATATACCTTTGATGCCCCGGCTACACTTACTATATAATCTGCAATTTTTCCTCCTGTAATGGATTCTGCCGTAGCGAGTGCAAGCCCTTTTTCATGTAGCGTTTTTACTACTATATCATAAAAGTTTTCTTCTCCTGTTGTATAGATATTATCAGGATATACCGCTCTTATTTCCTTTTCTATTTTATCAATTTCCTTTATAAGTTCTGCTTCATTTTTACCTTTTACGCCTATTCTTACATGAACTTCACCTGTTTTGGCATATGGTGCCACAGTAGGATTCGACATTACAAAATACTCTGCCAGATCTTCATCTACTTTCCCTTCAGGAACTCCTATTATTTTCAGTGTTCTGAATCTTATCAGATCACTTGAATATTTTAGTAGCGCGGGCATTACTTCATTATCAAACATGACAGTCATCTCACTTGGCGGACCCGGCATAACTACTGTTATTTTATTATCTTTTTCATAAGAAAATCCCGGAGCTATCCCGACTTCATTTTCAAGAAGTGTGGAATTTTCCAGTATTGATACTTCTTTTATTCCTCCAGCAGGAACTTCTGCATTCATCTGCTTATATCTTTTAGCGAGTATATTATAATATTTATCTACTTTTACCAGTTTTTCATTATGATATTCTGCTACTACTTCTTTCGTTATATCATCTATTGTAGGTCCCAGTCCACCTGTAAGTATTACCAGATCAGCTCTCTTATATGCTGCATCCAATACTTTTTTCAGCCTTTCATGATTATCCCCTACTACAGTTTGGTAATAAAGATTTATTCCTATGGCTGCCAGTTTTTCAGAAATATATTTTGCATTTGTATTTAGTATATCTCCTACCAGCAGTTCTGTGCCTACACATATTATTTCACTATTCATCCATCTCTCCTTACTGCTCTTTTCTTATATTATAGTTTATTTTAAGAAGAAAATGAATTTATTTATTGAATTTTAATGCATAAAACAATATAGGAAAAATAAGTATTTATCATCAGACATAGCAAAATACATACTGTCCATAGTGTGATTGTCAATTATAATAACATCTGTCAGTTTGCATATCTCTTCCCGAAAATCCCTGAAATTATATTTCAAATCATATCTGCTTATAAGGTTAAATGGTATCATCTCTTCAAGGCACAATTTTCCTCTGTTATAAAATCCGGATATCCAGTGATTTGATATAAGTTCTATTCTCTCATCATCAGTGAACTCATCCCAAGTCCTCATATCTTCGAGTTCCCAATCATTATACCGTGCTATTAGGTACTTGGATAATGCAGCAAAAGCCTCCTGTATACTTAGATCCTCATTTCTCAAAATAATAAGATTATGCCACTCACTTTCATGAATTATAACTTCCACATCTTCAATCATCAAATTCTCAGGGCTTGAATCAATTACCAACTCTGCAAATAATTTTCTGTTTTCAAAAAGTTCCTTTACTTTTTTATGAAATCCGTCTCTTTTTTCCATCATTTTGAATACTTCTTTTTTATTTCTATATTATGATTTTCCATTAAATATTTCTGTATTGTGTTCCAGTCCTCTATTCTGTCATAAGA includes the following:
- a CDS encoding competence/damage-inducible protein A, encoding MNSEIICVGTELLVGDILNTNAKYISEKLAAIGINLYYQTVVGDNHERLKKVLDAAYKRADLVILTGGLGPTIDDITKEVVAEYHNEKLVKVDKYYNILAKRYKQMNAEVPAGGIKEVSILENSTLLENEVGIAPGFSYEKDNKITVVMPGPPSEMTVMFDNEVMPALLKYSSDLIRFRTLKIIGVPEGKVDEDLAEYFVMSNPTVAPYAKTGEVHVRIGVKGKNEAELIKEIDKIEKEIRAVYPDNIYTTGEENFYDIVVKTLHEKGLALATAESITGGKIADYIVSVAGASKVYKGGYITYSNEEKEKLLGIEKDKIDKYGAVSNEICMEMLNGLERNIPADIYIATTGVAGPDKDEKDNEVGTVFIGFSIKGEKTVKKYTYSGSRNAIRERAVRTALLELWKSIK